One window from the genome of Pyrus communis chromosome 16, drPyrComm1.1, whole genome shotgun sequence encodes:
- the LOC137721504 gene encoding protein RMD5 homolog, translating into MELTTIKDAFDRVTKKQKLSSSKAQEVFDLIDKEIKQTLQKLQSSNDRESQIDCKSALAELKAKLKDIAPLSQLESTQKELNLALSKYPKILEKSCIPDISKAYRNIDFDTHTVNEIIGSHFYRQGLFEVGDCFINETEESESAAVMKSQFQELFGIVEAMKHRNLEPALNWAVTNSDKLKPNGSDLLLKLHSLQFVEIVQNGNRDGALQYSKTCLAPFASDHMAEIQKLMGGLLWAGRLEHSPYSHLLSPANWDKVTGELTRQFCNILGQSYKSPLSVTMEAGIQGLPPLLKFMNVMAGKRQEWQSMKQLPLPVELDREFHFHSIFVCPVSKEQSTEENPPMLMSCGHVLCKQSITKMSKNGTKSFKCPYCPSDVNSVQCRPLVF; encoded by the coding sequence ATGGAGCTGACCACCATTAAAGATGCATTTGATCGTGttacaaagaaacaaaagctGTCAAGCTCTAAAGCTCAAGAAGTGTTCGATCTGATCGACAAAGAAATCAAGCAGACATTACAGAAGCTACAATCATCGAATGATCGTGAATCTCAGATTGATTGTAAGTCTGCTCTTGCTGAACTTAAAGCCAAGTTAAAAGATATAGCTCCACTCAGTCAGTTGGAAAGCACACAGAAGGAACTGAACCTAGCACTTAGCAAGTATCCAAAGATTCTGGAGAAATCCTGCATTCCTGATATATCCAAGGCTTATAGAAACATTGACTTTGATACCCACACAGTGAATGAGATAATTGGCAGCCATTTCTATCGGCAGGGCCTATTCGAAGTTGGTGACTGTTTTATAAATGAGACTGAGGAATCAGAATCTGCAGCCGTTATGAAATCTCAGTTTCAGGAATTGTTTGGGATAGTTGAAGCAATGAAACATCGGAATCTAGAGCCAGCACTGAACTGGGCCGTGACCAACTCTGATAAACTCAAACCAAATGGATCAGACCTATTACTGAAACTTCACAGTCTGCAATTTGTCGAAATAGTGCAAAACGGAAATAGAGATGGGGCTCTCCAGTATTCAAAAACTTGTCTTGCTCCCTTTGCTTCTGACCATATGGCTGAAATACAAAAGCTCATGGGGGGTCTTCTGTGGGCTGGAAGGCTTGAGCACTCCCCATACTCTCACTTATTATCACCAGCCAATTGGGACAAAGTGACGGGGGAGCTAACCAGGCAGTTCTGCAATATTCTGGGTCAGTCTTACAAGAGCCCATTGAGTGTGACAATGGAGGCAGGGATTCAGGGTTTGCCACCTCTTCTCAAGTTTATGAATGTAATGGCAGGAAAGAGACAGGAATGGCAGTCTATGAAGCAGTTACCTTTACCAGTGGAGTTAGACCGTGAGTTTCATTTCCATTCTATTTTTGTGTGTCCAGTATCAAAGGAACAATCAACAGAAGAAAATCCGCCTATGTTGATGTCATGTGGACATGTGCTCTGCAAGCAGTCGATTACGAAGATGTCAAAAAACGGTACAAAATCTTTCAAGTGTCCATACTGTCCTTCCGACGTCAATTCCGTTCAGTGTAGGCCGCTTGTTTTCTGA